The following proteins are co-located in the Cryptosporidium parvum Iowa II chromosome 6, whole genome shotgun sequence genome:
- a CDS encoding EF-hands domain containing protein, whose amino-acid sequence MISLLNGTGCVSCTSGCKVVIDDYKTTGRIEYGVFVGYYSESEESDYDESDVVTLDKKPSNIQDSSSAEAVSIEDELEEGEADIIREMFDNASSGGECSLDQTCHLAHRMGLAPSKSDLEQLNEETGGKVTYEDFERWIMSITHPEDHIDYMVSYFRKYDLRGNGKISRQQFIWLTSIGGDILTREEAEAILDKLSIGGDVYYEDLLRKIMDVEASDKPMVNIGNKKSTPTKMPTTKVLVTQVSTTIRDLADNEAFLPTIDLLMALKATYGNELTEAAAKEATDCCENQDEAAKCLQEFYSEWAQNKGMVSRKIVRSLLMVWKAKLDQVSAEAWITSLCGTDENIDIQSVLNKVECKTNEIN is encoded by the coding sequence AtgatttcattattaaatggaACAGGATGTGTTTCTTGTACTTCTGGGTGCAAGGTTGTAATTGATGACTACAAAACTACAGGAAGAATAGAATATGGTGTATTTGTAGGATATTATTCTGAAAGTGAAGAAAGTGATTATGATGAATCAGATGTTGTTACTTTAGATAAGAAGCCTTCAAATATCCAAGATTCATCAAGTGCTGAAGCAGTCTCTATTGAAGATGAATTAGAAGAAGGTGAAGCTGATATTATTAGAGAAATGTTTGATAATGCTTCATCTGGAGGAGAATGTTCATTAGATCAGACATGCCATTTAGCACATAGAATGGGTCTAGCACCTTCTAAATCAGATCTTGAACAACTTAACGAAGAAACTGGTGGAAAAGTAACTtatgaagattttgaaaGGTGGATTATGTCAATTACACATCCAGAAGACCATATTGATTATATGGTTTCATACTTCAGAAAGTACGATTTGAGAGGAAATGGCAAGATTTCAAGACAGCAATTCATTTGGTTAACAAGTATTGGCGGTGATATTCTTACCAGAGAAGAAGCTGAAGCTATTCTTGATAAGTTGTCCATTGGAGGAGATGTGTACTATGAAGATTTACTCAGAAAAATTATGGATGTCGAAGCTTCTGATAAGCCTATGGTAAATATTGGAAACAAGAAATCAACGCCTACAAAAATGCCAACAACTAAAGTACTTGTGACACAAGTTTCGACTACCATAAGAGATTTAGCTGATAATGAAGCATTCCTTCCTACTATTGATCTTCTTATGGCTTTAAAAGCAACCTATGGAAATGAATTAACTGAAGCAGCTGCAAAAGAAGCCACAGATTGTTGTGAAAATCAGGATGAAGCTGCTAAATGTTTACAAGAATTCTACTCAGAGTGGGCACAAAATAAAGGTATGGTTTCTAGAAAAATTGTTAGAAGTCTACTTATGGTCTGGAAGGCTAAGTTAGACCAGGTTAGTGCTGAGGCTTGGATTACAAGCTTATGTGGAACcgatgaaaatattgatattcaAAGTGTTTTGAACAAGGTAGAATGCAAAACTAACGAGATAAACTAA